In a single window of the Triplophysa dalaica isolate WHDGS20190420 unplaced genomic scaffold, ASM1584641v1 Contig12, whole genome shotgun sequence genome:
- the LOC130417078 gene encoding uncharacterized protein LOC130417078 yields MMPQNEYEEDLNKLKNSQAVFNDYENTGYDRGHLYPNSYRCRPERSVTYTLTNVAPMDACFNRIQWKIWEGYLKSFLDAFFNDIDDAEVYIITGTVPGNDKIPQSEKRVTVPSHIWTAVCYNHKDNVTKSFSFGFLGINKPEFNIKLMSVSEMNKKLDELYEQSTPSVQIFHDNCFSDKPASDNAIQEFLKRIKLPEDQRLQMSEDAQNNLFALQNIISSDNNSPSTSMPQITQLSATLTYESLSSYFKSTERNKRKIKTACVISDDKKSRRSDKCHDLWKRQVSEGSESVECQLVPEKSFDKKTAADGSPCISYTDNSYRCTCSTEGGQNKPCCSTPCLYQDSLNDYLCYSGGTQIQCSPQYSLIATAGQRCRVDHPCATYGQDYYWCYTEDKSQAYCSPPLWGSRGRDGKYCRRNHACAKYNKRYQWCYTDHDNSWNYCCTSDTYFSTISEKTCKPDSPCGYHYKNYLWCETTDGSWDYCCKEFLKQ; encoded by the coding sequence ATGATGCCCCAGAATGAATATGAAGAAgatttaaataagttaaaaaataGTCAAGCCGTCTTTAATGACTATGAAAACACAGGATATGATCGTGGGCATCTGTACCCCAACAGTTACAGATGCAGACCCGAACGTAGTGTGACCTATACACTGACCAATGTTGCACCTATGGATGCTTGCTTCAACCGCATTCAGTGGAAGATCTGGGAGGGTTATTTGAAAAGCTTTTTagatgcattttttaatgatattgaTGATGCTGAAGTATACATTATCACAGGTACTGTGCCTGGTAATGACAAAATACCACAAAGTGAAAAAAGGGTCACAGTTCCATCTCATATCTGGACAGCTGTCTGTTATAACCACAAAGATAACGTAACAAAGTCTTTTTCCTTTGGCTTTCTAGGAATTAACAAGCCTGAATTTAACATAAAGTTAATGAGTGTTTCAGAAATGAATAAGAAGCTTGATGAACTATATGAACAATCAACTCCAtcagttcagatttttcatgaTAATTGTTTTAGTGACAAGCCAGCATCCGACAATGCTATTCAAGAATTCCTTAAAAGAATTAAATTACCAGAGGACCAAAGACTTCAAATGTCTGAAGATGCTCAGAACAACTTGTTTGCACTCCAAAACATCATCAGTAGTGACAATAACAGTCCTTCGACATCAATGCCTCAAATTACTCAACTGTCAGCAACACTTACCTATGAGAGCTTGAGCTCTTATTTCAAATCAACTGAAAGGAACAAAAGAAAGATTAAGACTGCTTGTGTTATATCTGATGACAAAAAAAGTCGCAGGTCTGATAAATGTCATGATCTCTGGAAAAGGCAGGTGTCTGAGGGGTCGGAATCTGTTGAATGTCAGCTGGTCCCGGAGAAATCTTTTGATAAGAAGACCGCAGCTGACGGCTCACCATGCATCAGCTATACAGATAATAGTTACAGATGTACATGCTCCACAGAAGGAGGACAAAACAAGCCTTGCTGCTCTACACCCTGCCTGTATCAGGATAGTCTTAATGACTACCTGTGTTACTCAGGTGGGACACAGATACAGTGTTCACCTCAGTACTCTCTAATCGCCACtgcaggacagagatgtcgagTTGATCATCCCTGTGCCACATATGGACAAGACTACTACTGGTGTTACACAGAAGACAAGTCCCAGGCATACTGCAGCCCTCCGCTCTGGGGAAGTAGGGGTAGAGATGGAAAGTATTGCCGCAGGAACCACGCCTGTGCAAAGTACAATAAACGCTACCAATGGTGCTACACAGATCATGATAACAGCTGGAACTATTGTTGTACTTCTGACACCTACTTCTCCACTATCAGTGAAAAAACCTGCAAGCCTGATTCCCCATGTGGTTACCATTACAAAAATTACCTGTGGTGCGAAACCACTGATGGCAGTTGGGATTATTGTTGCAAagagtttttaaaacaatga